A genomic stretch from Enterobacter dykesii includes:
- a CDS encoding UxaA family hydrolase encodes MQYIKIHSLDNVAVALTDLAEGDVVTVDNQSVTLRQAIVRGHKFALIPIAKGENVVKYGLPIGHALADIAPGEYIHSHNTRTNLSDLDEYSYQPDLPAEERQAADREVQIYRRANGDVGIRNELWILPTVGCVNGIARQIQTRFLKETNSAEGTDGVHLFSHTYGCSQLGDDHINTRTMLQNMVRHPNAGAVLVIGLGCENNQVDAFRDTLGEFDPERVHFMVCQHQDDEVEAGVEQLHQLYEVMRHDRREPGKLSELKFGLECGGSDGLSGITANPMLGRFSDYVIANGGTTVLTEVPEMFGAERILMSHCRDEETFEKTVTMVNDFKQYFIAHNQPIYENPSPGNKAGGITTLEEKSLGCTQKAGASQVVDVLRYGERLKTHGLNLLSAPGNDAVATSALAGAGCHMVLFSTGRGTPYGGFVPTVKIATNSELAAKKKHWIDFDAGQLIHGKAMPQLLTEFVDTIVEFANGKQTCNEKNDFRELAIFKSGVTL; translated from the coding sequence ATGCAATACATCAAAATCCATTCGCTGGATAACGTGGCCGTCGCGCTGACGGATCTCGCTGAAGGCGACGTGGTGACCGTTGATAACCAGAGCGTCACCCTGCGTCAGGCGATCGTTCGTGGACACAAGTTTGCCCTGATCCCCATTGCGAAAGGGGAGAACGTGGTGAAGTACGGTTTGCCCATCGGCCATGCGCTGGCGGATATTGCGCCGGGTGAATACATTCACTCACACAATACCCGCACCAATCTGAGCGATCTGGACGAGTACAGCTATCAACCTGATTTACCCGCGGAAGAGCGTCAGGCGGCGGATCGTGAGGTGCAGATCTACCGTCGCGCCAACGGTGACGTGGGGATCCGCAACGAGCTGTGGATCCTCCCGACCGTCGGCTGCGTCAACGGCATCGCGCGTCAGATCCAGACGCGTTTTCTGAAAGAGACCAACAGTGCCGAAGGGACTGACGGCGTGCATCTGTTTAGTCACACCTACGGCTGTTCCCAGCTCGGTGACGACCACATTAACACCCGCACCATGCTGCAGAACATGGTGCGTCATCCAAACGCGGGCGCGGTGCTGGTGATTGGCCTGGGCTGCGAGAACAATCAGGTGGACGCCTTCCGCGACACGCTGGGCGAGTTCGATCCTGAGCGAGTACACTTTATGGTGTGCCAGCATCAGGACGACGAAGTGGAAGCGGGCGTTGAACAGCTACACCAGCTTTATGAGGTGATGCGTCACGACAGGCGCGAGCCGGGCAAGCTGAGCGAGCTGAAGTTTGGGCTGGAGTGCGGCGGGTCTGATGGCCTTTCCGGTATTACTGCCAACCCGATGCTGGGCCGCTTCTCGGATTACGTGATTGCCAACGGCGGCACGACGGTGCTGACCGAAGTGCCTGAAATGTTCGGCGCGGAGCGTATTCTGATGAGCCACTGCCGCGACGAAGAGACCTTTGAGAAGACCGTCACCATGGTGAACGACTTCAAACAGTACTTCATCGCCCACAATCAGCCGATTTACGAGAACCCGTCGCCGGGCAATAAAGCGGGCGGGATCACCACGCTGGAAGAGAAATCCCTCGGCTGCACCCAGAAAGCGGGCGCGAGCCAGGTGGTCGACGTTCTGCGCTACGGCGAGCGCCTGAAAACGCACGGTCTGAACCTGCTGAGCGCACCGGGCAACGATGCGGTCGCCACCAGCGCGCTGGCGGGTGCCGGCTGCCATATGGTGCTGTTCAGTACCGGTCGCGGCACGCCGTACGGCGGTTTTGTGCCGACGGTGAAAATCGCCACCAACAGCGAGCTGGCGGCAAAGAAAAAGCACTGGATCGACTTTGATGCGGGCCAGTTGATTCACGGTAAAGCCATGCCGCAGCTGCTGACGGAGTTCGTGGACACTATCGTGGAATTTGCTAACGGCAAGCAGACCTGTAACGAGAAGAACGACTTCCGCGAGCTGGCGATCTTTAAGAGTGGTGTGACGCTTTAA
- the uxaC gene encoding glucuronate isomerase, whose protein sequence is MTPFMTEDFLLDTEFARRLYHDYAKDQPIFDYHCHLPPQQVAENYRFKNLYDIWLKGDHYKWRAMRTNGVAERLCTGDATDREKFDAWAATVPHTIGNPLYHWTHLELRRPFGITGKLLSPTTADEIWDRCNALLAQDNFSARGIMKQMNVKMVGTTDDPIDSLEHHAVVAKDTSFDIKVLPSWRPDKAFNIEQATFTDYMAKLAEVSDTDIRRFTDLQTALTKRLDHFAAHGCKVSDHALDVVLFAESNEAELDSILARRLSGEVLSEHEVAQFKTAVLVFLGAEYARRGWVQQYHIGALRNNNQRQFKLIGADVGFDSINDRPLAEELSKLLSKQNEQNLLPKTILYCLNPRDNEVLGTMVGNFQGEGMPGKMQFGSGWWFNDQKDGMERQMTQLAQLGLLSRFVGMLTDSRSFLSYTRHEYFRRILCQMIGRWVHAGEAPADIQLLGEMVRNICFNNARDYFAIELN, encoded by the coding sequence TACCACTGCCATTTACCGCCGCAGCAGGTTGCCGAAAATTATCGCTTCAAAAACCTGTATGACATCTGGCTGAAGGGTGACCACTACAAATGGCGTGCCATGCGCACCAACGGCGTGGCCGAGCGCCTGTGTACCGGCGATGCGACCGACCGCGAGAAATTTGACGCCTGGGCGGCAACCGTTCCGCACACCATCGGCAACCCGCTCTACCACTGGACCCATCTTGAGCTTCGCCGTCCGTTTGGCATCACCGGCAAGCTGCTCTCCCCAACGACCGCGGATGAAATCTGGGATCGCTGCAACGCGCTGCTGGCGCAGGATAACTTCTCCGCGCGCGGCATCATGAAGCAGATGAACGTTAAGATGGTGGGCACCACCGACGATCCGATTGACTCCCTGGAACATCACGCCGTTGTCGCGAAAGACACCTCTTTCGATATCAAAGTGCTGCCAAGCTGGCGCCCGGACAAAGCCTTCAACATTGAGCAGGCCACCTTCACCGACTACATGGCGAAGCTGGCGGAAGTGTCGGATACCGACATCCGTCGTTTCACCGATCTGCAAACCGCGCTGACCAAACGTCTGGATCACTTCGCGGCGCACGGCTGTAAAGTGTCTGACCACGCGCTGGACGTGGTGCTGTTTGCGGAATCAAACGAAGCCGAGCTGGACAGCATTCTGGCGCGTCGTCTCTCTGGCGAAGTCTTAAGCGAGCACGAAGTGGCGCAGTTCAAAACGGCGGTGCTGGTATTCCTCGGTGCGGAATACGCGCGTCGCGGCTGGGTACAGCAGTACCATATTGGCGCGCTGCGCAATAACAACCAGCGCCAGTTCAAACTGATCGGTGCTGACGTAGGCTTCGACTCCATCAACGACCGTCCGCTGGCGGAAGAGCTGTCAAAACTGCTGAGCAAACAGAACGAACAAAACCTGCTGCCTAAAACCATCCTGTACTGCCTGAACCCGCGCGATAACGAAGTGCTGGGTACCATGGTCGGCAACTTCCAGGGCGAAGGGATGCCGGGCAAGATGCAGTTCGGTTCCGGCTGGTGGTTTAACGATCAGAAAGACGGCATGGAGCGTCAGATGACGCAGCTGGCGCAGCTGGGTCTGCTGAGCCGCTTTGTCGGCATGCTGACCGACAGCCGCAGCTTCCTGTCCTATACCCGTCATGAATATTTCCGCCGCATTCTGTGCCAGATGATTGGCCGCTGGGTACACGCGGGCGAAGCGCCAGCGGATATCCAGCTGTTGGGCGAAATGGTGAGAAACATCTGCTTTAACAATGCGCGTGACTACTTCGCCATTGAACTGAACTAA
- a CDS encoding YgjP-like metallopeptidase domain-containing protein, which yields MNQLTYLQGYPEHLLSQVRNLIAEQKLGAVLEKRYPGTHDFATDKALWQYTQDLKSRYLKSAPPINKVMYDNKIHVLKNALGLHTAISRVQGGKLKAKAEIRVATVFRNAPEAFLRMIVVHELAHLKEKEHDKAFYSLCCHMEPQYHQLEFDTRLWLTHLSLNGNAE from the coding sequence ATGAACCAACTTACTTATCTCCAGGGCTATCCGGAGCATTTACTGTCTCAGGTTCGCAACCTGATTGCCGAGCAGAAGCTCGGCGCGGTGCTGGAAAAACGCTATCCCGGCACGCACGATTTCGCGACCGATAAGGCCCTCTGGCAGTATACGCAGGATCTGAAAAGCCGGTATCTGAAGAGCGCGCCGCCGATCAACAAGGTGATGTACGACAACAAGATCCACGTGCTAAAAAACGCGCTCGGCCTGCACACCGCCATCTCCCGCGTACAGGGCGGCAAGCTGAAGGCGAAGGCCGAAATCCGCGTCGCGACGGTTTTCCGTAACGCACCGGAAGCCTTTCTGCGGATGATCGTGGTGCACGAACTGGCGCACCTGAAGGAGAAAGAGCACGACAAAGCGTTCTACTCCCTGTGCTGCCACATGGAGCCGCAATACCACCAGCTGGAGTTTGATACTCGTCTGTGGCTTACGCATTTATCGTTAAATGGTAATGCGGAATAG
- the sstT gene encoding serine/threonine transporter SstT, translated as MSTQSSGLFARLAQGSLVKQILVGLVLGILLAMVSKPAAEATGLLGTLFVGALKAVAPVLVLMLVMASIANHQHGQKTNIRPILFLYLLGTFSAALTAVVFSFLFPSTLHLTSGAGDITPPSGIVEVLRGLLMSMVSNPITALMSGNYIGILVWAIGLGFALRHGNDTTKNLVNDLSNAVTFMVKLVIRFAPIGIFGLVSSTLATTGFDALWGYAQLLVVLVGCMLLVALVINPLLVFWQIRRNPYPLVLTCLRESGVYAFFTRSSAANIPVNMALAEKLNLDRDTYSVSIPLGATVNMAGAAITITVLTLAAVHTLGIPVDLPTALLLSVVASLCACGASGVAGGSLLLIPLACNMFGIPNEVAMQVVAVGFIIGVLQDSCETALNSSTDVLFTAAACQAEDARLAKNALRG; from the coding sequence ATGAGCACACAATCAAGCGGTCTGTTCGCGCGCCTGGCGCAGGGCAGCCTCGTTAAACAAATTCTGGTCGGACTGGTGCTGGGTATTCTGCTGGCGATGGTGTCAAAACCTGCGGCGGAGGCCACAGGGCTGCTCGGTACCCTTTTCGTTGGCGCACTGAAGGCCGTGGCACCGGTACTGGTTCTGATGCTGGTCATGGCGTCGATTGCCAACCACCAGCACGGACAAAAAACCAACATTCGCCCCATTCTGTTCCTGTATCTGCTGGGAACCTTCTCGGCTGCCTTAACGGCCGTGGTGTTTAGCTTCCTGTTCCCGTCCACGCTGCACCTGACCAGCGGGGCCGGTGACATCACGCCGCCATCCGGCATTGTCGAAGTGCTGCGCGGACTGCTGATGAGCATGGTTTCTAACCCCATCACCGCGCTGATGAGCGGAAACTACATTGGCATCCTGGTCTGGGCGATTGGTCTGGGCTTCGCGCTGCGTCACGGTAACGACACCACGAAAAACCTGGTCAACGATCTGTCCAACGCCGTCACCTTTATGGTGAAGCTGGTGATTCGCTTTGCGCCAATCGGCATTTTCGGGCTGGTCTCCTCTACGCTTGCAACCACCGGTTTCGACGCGCTGTGGGGCTATGCGCAGCTGCTGGTTGTGCTGGTCGGCTGTATGCTGCTGGTGGCGCTGGTGATTAACCCGCTGCTGGTGTTCTGGCAGATCCGCCGTAACCCGTATCCGCTGGTGCTGACCTGCCTGCGCGAGAGCGGCGTGTATGCCTTCTTCACCCGCAGCTCTGCGGCGAATATTCCGGTGAACATGGCGCTGGCGGAAAAGCTGAACCTGGACCGCGATACCTATTCTGTATCGATCCCGCTGGGTGCAACCGTGAACATGGCGGGCGCGGCAATCACCATTACCGTGCTGACCCTGGCGGCGGTGCATACGCTGGGCATTCCGGTGGATCTGCCAACCGCGCTGCTGCTGAGCGTCGTAGCGTCGCTGTGTGCCTGTGGTGCATCCGGCGTGGCGGGCGGTTCGCTGCTGCTGATCCCGCTGGCGTGTAATATGTTCGGCATCCCGAACGAGGTTGCAATGCAGGTCGTGGCCGTCGGCTTTATCATCGGCGTACTGCAGGACTCCTGCGAAACCGCGCTGAACTCCTCTACCGACGTGCTGTTTACCGCAGCGGCCTGTCAGGCGGAAGACGCGCGTTTAGCGAAGAACGCCCTGCGAGGTTAA
- a CDS encoding TerC family protein: protein MHSVGTPMLWGGFAVVVLIMLAIDLFLQGRRGAHGMTMKQAAAWSLVWVTLSLLFCAAFWWYLASTEGRAVADPQALAFLTGYLIEKALAVDNVFVWLMLFSYFAVPAALQRRVLVYGVLGAIILRTIMIFAGSWLITQFEWLLYVFGAFLLFTGVKMALAKEDGSAIGDRPLVKWIRGHLRMTDKIESEHFFVRKNGLLFATPLLLVLILVELSDVIFAVDSIPAIFAVTTDPFIVLTSNLFAILGLRAMYFLLAGAAERFSMLKYGLSVILVFIGIKMLIVDFYHIPIAISLGVVFGILIVTLIINTWVNRQHDKKQQVE from the coding sequence ATGCATTCTGTCGGCACTCCAATGTTGTGGGGCGGATTCGCGGTTGTCGTGCTCATCATGCTGGCGATCGACCTCTTTTTGCAGGGCCGTCGCGGCGCGCACGGCATGACCATGAAGCAGGCCGCCGCCTGGTCGCTGGTCTGGGTTACCCTTTCCCTGCTGTTCTGTGCCGCCTTCTGGTGGTACCTGGCCTCGACCGAAGGCCGCGCAGTGGCCGACCCTCAGGCGCTCGCCTTCCTCACCGGTTATCTGATTGAAAAAGCCCTGGCGGTTGATAACGTCTTCGTCTGGCTGATGCTGTTCAGCTACTTTGCCGTGCCTGCTGCCCTGCAGCGACGCGTGCTGGTCTACGGCGTGCTGGGCGCGATTATCCTGCGTACCATCATGATCTTCGCCGGCAGCTGGCTGATTACCCAGTTCGAATGGCTGCTGTACGTCTTCGGCGCGTTTCTGCTGTTCACCGGGGTCAAAATGGCGCTGGCGAAAGAGGACGGCTCCGCGATTGGCGATCGCCCGCTGGTTAAGTGGATCCGCGGTCATCTGCGCATGACAGATAAGATTGAGAGCGAGCACTTCTTCGTGCGCAAGAACGGCCTGCTGTTTGCCACTCCGCTGCTGCTGGTACTGATTCTGGTTGAGCTGAGCGACGTGATTTTCGCGGTGGACAGCATTCCAGCAATCTTCGCGGTGACCACCGACCCGTTCATCGTCCTGACCTCAAACCTCTTCGCCATCCTCGGCCTGCGTGCGATGTACTTCCTGCTGGCAGGCGCGGCGGAGCGCTTCTCGATGCTGAAATACGGTCTGTCGGTGATTCTGGTGTTTATCGGTATCAAGATGCTGATTGTTGATTTCTACCATATCCCGATCGCCATTTCGCTCGGCGTGGTGTTTGGCATTCTGATCGTGACGCTGATTATCAATACCTGGGTTAACCGCCAGCACGATAAGAAGCAGCAGGTGGAGTAA
- the rlmG gene encoding 23S rRNA (guanine(1835)-N(2))-methyltransferase RlmG, with amino-acid sequence MSHLDNGFRSLNLKRFPETDDVNPLMAWEAADEYLLQQLDETEIRGPVLILNDAFGALGCALAEHTPYSIGDSYLSELATRENLRHNDLEESSVKFLDSTADYPQSPGVVLIKVPKTMALLEQQLRALRKVVTPETRIIAGAKARDIHTSTLELFEKVLGPTTTTLAWKKARLINCTFSAPELADAPETLSWKLEGTDWTIHNHANVFSRTGLDIGARFFMEHLPENLEGEIVDLGCGNGVIGLTLLAKNPDASVVFSDESPMAVASSRLNVETNMPEALDRCEFMINNALSGVEPFRFNAVFCNPPFHQKHALTDNVAWEMFHHARRCLKINGELYIVANRHLDYFHKLKKIFGNCVTIATNNKFVVLKSVKLGRRR; translated from the coding sequence ATGAGCCACTTAGACAACGGTTTCCGTTCACTCAACCTTAAACGTTTCCCGGAAACGGACGACGTTAACCCGCTCATGGCGTGGGAAGCGGCGGATGAATATCTGCTGCAGCAGTTGGATGAGACTGAAATCCGCGGCCCGGTTTTGATCCTGAATGACGCCTTTGGCGCGCTGGGCTGCGCCCTGGCGGAGCACACGCCGTACAGCATCGGCGATTCCTACCTGAGCGAGCTGGCGACGCGTGAAAACCTGCGCCATAACGACCTCGAAGAGTCCAGCGTGAAGTTCCTCGACAGCACCGCGGATTACCCGCAGTCGCCGGGCGTGGTGCTGATCAAAGTGCCAAAAACCATGGCGCTGCTGGAACAGCAGCTGCGCGCGCTGCGTAAGGTCGTGACGCCGGAAACTCGCATCATCGCGGGTGCTAAAGCGCGCGATATTCACACTTCGACGCTGGAGCTGTTCGAGAAGGTCCTCGGCCCAACCACCACCACGCTGGCGTGGAAAAAAGCGCGCCTGATCAACTGCACCTTCAGCGCGCCGGAGCTGGCCGACGCGCCGGAGACGCTGAGCTGGAAGCTGGAAGGCACCGACTGGACCATCCACAACCATGCGAACGTCTTCTCCCGCACCGGGCTGGATATCGGGGCGCGTTTCTTTATGGAACATCTGCCGGAAAATCTGGAAGGTGAGATTGTCGATCTGGGCTGCGGTAACGGCGTGATTGGCCTGACGCTGCTGGCGAAGAACCCGGACGCCAGCGTGGTGTTCAGCGACGAGTCGCCGATGGCGGTGGCCTCCAGCCGTCTGAACGTGGAAACCAACATGCCGGAAGCGCTGGACCGCTGCGAGTTTATGATCAACAACGCGCTGTCCGGCGTCGAGCCGTTCCGCTTCAACGCCGTGTTCTGCAACCCGCCGTTCCACCAGAAGCACGCCCTGACGGATAACGTCGCGTGGGAGATGTTCCACCACGCGCGCCGCTGCCTGAAAATCAACGGCGAGCTTTATATCGTGGCTAACCGCCATCTGGACTACTTCCACAAGCTGAAGAAGATTTTCGGCAACTGCGTCACGATTGCCACCAACAACAAATTC
- a CDS encoding Gfo/Idh/MocA family protein: MIRFAVIGTNWITRQFVDAAHETGKLKLTAVYSRSLEQAQSFANDYLVEHLFTSLDEMAQSDAIDAVYIASPNSLHFPQTKLFLSHKKHVICEKPLASNIEEVEAAIALARENQVVLFEAFKTASLPNFLLLQQSLPKIGKVRKAFINYCQYSSRYQRYLDGENPNTFNPAFSNGSIMDIGFYCLASAVALWGEPHGVSAQASLLESGVDAHGVAVLDYGDFSVTLQHSKVSDSVLPSEIQGEAGSLVIEKISECQKISFVPRGGKAQELTQPQHINTMLYEAEVFARLVEDNEVNHPGLAVSRTTAKLQTEIRRQTGVVFPADGVSAEVIA; the protein is encoded by the coding sequence ATGATACGTTTCGCAGTCATTGGAACGAACTGGATCACGCGCCAGTTCGTCGACGCCGCCCACGAAACCGGCAAACTGAAACTTACCGCAGTCTATTCCCGCAGCCTTGAGCAGGCGCAGAGTTTTGCCAACGATTACCTCGTTGAGCATCTCTTCACCTCGCTTGATGAGATGGCACAAAGCGACGCCATTGACGCGGTGTATATCGCCAGCCCGAACTCCCTGCACTTCCCGCAAACGAAGCTGTTCCTCAGCCATAAAAAGCATGTGATTTGCGAGAAGCCGCTGGCGTCAAATATTGAGGAAGTGGAAGCGGCTATTGCGCTTGCCCGCGAAAACCAGGTGGTGCTGTTCGAAGCGTTCAAAACCGCCAGCCTGCCGAATTTCCTGCTGCTGCAGCAGTCGCTGCCGAAAATTGGCAAAGTGCGTAAAGCCTTTATCAACTACTGCCAGTACTCGTCGCGCTACCAGCGCTATCTGGACGGCGAGAACCCGAATACCTTTAACCCGGCGTTTTCGAACGGCTCGATTATGGATATCGGTTTCTATTGCCTGGCCTCTGCCGTGGCCCTGTGGGGCGAACCGCACGGCGTCAGTGCGCAAGCCAGCCTGCTGGAGAGCGGCGTGGATGCGCACGGTGTAGCGGTGCTGGACTACGGTGATTTTAGCGTCACGCTGCAGCACTCCAAAGTCAGCGATTCCGTGCTGCCGAGCGAAATTCAGGGCGAAGCGGGCTCGCTGGTTATCGAAAAGATCTCCGAGTGCCAGAAGATCAGCTTTGTGCCGCGCGGCGGCAAAGCGCAGGAGCTGACGCAGCCTCAGCATATTAACACTATGCTCTATGAGGCAGAGGTCTTCGCCCGTCTGGTGGAAGACAACGAAGTGAATCACCCTGGCCTCGCGGTGAGCCGCACCACGGCGAAACTGCAAACGGAGATCCGCCGTCAGACAGGCGTGGTATTCCCGGCAGACGGCGTGAGCGCGGAAGTTATCGCGTAA